TTGAGTTATAGGACTGGGCATGCCGTGTTGGATTTAGGAaaccaactcttgagctggaacgGGGTCCGGGCCCTTAATTACCtgactccaggtactagagtacttgttacagggtggtggagtgtgtaggcttttgggtacggaaccagctaagcggctacacaggactccggaccaccccaggaaacaagcacccgctctccagagtaggtccctaagGGTCTGGACtcttctccagcagcaagagagtccggatctgtacggcagtccagtaACTCAgctcagatcttagttgtagcaacaagggcagaggtccccgcgggggttagagagGTAAAAACTTTGAGAATCGGCATGTGAATTTAAATTTtaacacaaagacagaactgggagaaattatttcctttgcaatcttgttgtacatggcttgcgcgatggatgccagagaccGAGTTTACGAGGTCAGACCTCTACCGTTTtgggccgcgcgttagccgacggtgcgatggatgccagaggtcgggtttacgagggtggtccccaaccgctctgggccgcatggtaactctatcttattacaaaggaaaggaTTATTTTccggctctgcctaggtgtagaacttacgcagatgctctatgttccatgggttgggcagcggcactccatcttctgtggcgaggcgaacgcatccgggccggcatacctctgtaaccctgaagggcccctcccagctgggggagagtttgtgaaGCCTTGCTCGGCTCAGGAttcgtctgaggacgaggtcgccagcccaaatacccataatgagcaatggccatgaagcggtagagcgccggccggccaatgatggcgttgaacgggaggtttacttccgcaacatcgaacagaacgctctctgtgcggaagttctccgcagtcccgaacgtgaccggcagtgtgatgctccccagggggaacaccgggtgtgggcccactccagagaatgggcgagagggagtcagcttggactccgggatctgcagctgcttgaacgccgcatagctgatgacattgaggcctgccccaccgtcaatcagcacgtgatagagccttacgttggatatgacaggagcggtgactagaggtagtacaccagctccggccatattttccgggcagtcagatggcccaaaagagatggtggtgttcatccacctctgatgcggcgccgccttcgggacccccggcttcaccgagaggacctcccggcgaagggtcttcacatcccgtcgggagacaagctcccagcttctgcCGTACATTacatacagcttcttgcggcggtcgccgttgtcggaatcggagtcgtcgtcgtggtagacgcccttcagctctcgagcgggggattggtaccccagctccttctccccggcagcggccccgctgtcggaggccttctccttgccggcccgctggcgaggaggggatgaaccgtccttggaggactgctcacgccgcccactgacccgcttcgcgagcttctggatctcacggcagtcagcggcgctgtggcgagcggtgggatgcactgggcatgaacctccgcttccaccttgcgggcgagggcgtttgccgtgtgcattctggcctccagccgctgctgccgcagccggcgtcgccgctggcgccgccgctgcaacgactggtccaccAGATTGCAGTTCCCCGCgattccggttcttgttcttcttcttctaaagTCCGTAGCAAATGTCGTGGAGCTGCAAATAGTTCCTACCAGATTGCTTAGGAATAGTTCTGTTTCCTAAGCAGAAGGCCGTAGGTtcgacccctacctggcgcgccaaatgtcgtggagctgcaaccacggccgggtggcggaaggcacccgccctagcccagagggtgtgtactcgggggttagctagtcccagaACGATCTCCCTCAAGAACACGAtaaacacagcaagatttagagtagttcgggccgccggagcgtaatacccccACACGTGTCCATTTGTTCTGCTTCTACGGCCTTCTGTTTGGACCGTGcgggggtccggagacgcccaaatgtcgtgggatttctagggtacccacagccgggtggcggagcgcacccgcctattcccagagagggagttctcggggaggtactaggcgattgggctgttCTAGCTCTGAGGcgtgcacacaagaacacacgatctaaagtggttcgggccgccggagcgtaataccctacgtccactgggagaagttttgatctctgttgtgtatgaatctatcctctgccgggccttggctctcacccagcctgagtcttccttctagcgggcgcccccttttatagaccaagggggcggatacataggacgttggggccccgacaggtgggcccaacgtgactgcgcagcatactacgcagagtattcagatgggtacagtggttacggatctttcctccgatacgctctgctagcgctacagtggtcttctcttgtcccgtcaccaaggtgtccgttgggggagcgtagcttgcggcgtagcctgtggaggctattatgtaggcgtcataatgggtgaagccgagccatcgtatccatctgttatggcagacttggcaggtgcggcgtgggcggcgcctgcggctccactatcttggtaacacgcgatcaatagtgcctcctggtcaaagaatcgccttggCTTCCACCGCATCAATGCGGGTGTCCACCTACCacaataaatgcagtggtgggtgaggcttagtatggagaccaagcggccttgaaatgtcgtgcttgtagacacgtgtcgctccggaccaccccgaggcagagcgtcgacttcttcccttagcgagtggtccggttaccatacaaggggtccgggaccctatgaggggtccgggacttccgcgggggtccggacccctcgggaggtccggagccccggctgttcgggctgcccgcctcttccgggacacgcgtcgttcccggacctttcccagtcgtgaggcaggtccggaaccgtcgccgagagatcaggactacggaccacaggggtccggctgtttggacgtagtcaaggataactacaaggctcttgcctagatacagcaagaaggggtaccccagtcctggggtaccgacatccTTAGTGGAATACGGGATCAAGGTGACAGTGGTTaagttcacggaagagacttgattgccgggaagcgatactcttaatgagtgcttcaacaacatggatgtaggtgtgcctttgtggctaactgaaccacgggataaacacccgcgtcgagagtttgcttcctcctatcccgctctttacgtttccgcatttcatactagcaattcttgTGTGACTTTACTTTTATAGAGTAGTATTTTGATAGGAAATGCTATAAGTTGCTAAATTTTTTTGGGATaagagtttcacactagaacaactttagttgcacatatagatagcatattttagttaatattgtgcaatttagttggggtataggttaagattttaagttgcctaatttaTCCTCTTTTCTTCTTAAGTTAGAGCATCCGATCCGGTCTTTCCTGAAGCTTCTCAGAACCTGTCAAAAGGCACGCATAACGCAATTAATGGAGCGCACGAATGAGAAATGTATGTTGTATGCACGAGTAAGGGCTGAGCCATGAGTCGCTCACCTCGGCGTGCTCGATTGCAAGAACGGGTCCTCCGGCTCAATGCTCATCGGGAACCGCGAATATCCTTGTATTGAATCCTCCACGGCTCCACCTCCCTGCCAAACCCAAGCTCCGCATCACTTCCTCCCTCCCTGAGGTCGTCAAGGCGTCCATGCAggtggccaggtggggccgTGGGGCGGTGGGGCGAGGACCCGACGCAGGGGCGAATTCAGAGTTTGGACCAAGAGGgctcatcccccccccccccttttctttctcttttctcgtTCTTCCTTCTTTTCACTGTGCTAAAATTTTTTAGGATGAGCTTGGGCTACAATAGATAACATGGGGAGGGGGGTTGTCGAGTCCCCTGCCCCCTGACCCGATGTCATGGCAGAGGCAATCACCGGCGGCGGATTGGCGAGACCGTGCGGAGGTAGTGGAATATGCTTCATGCCGGGCAATCCATTGGAGTGGAAGAGGTGGCGTGGCGGCATACCCCCGGAGGGTAGCGGTGAGAGAAGGAACCCTTGAGTGATCTTACTTTTTGTTAGGTGATGAGTTGGACCTGTATCTGATAGTAAGTAGTTggagggtgtttctgcaaacaTTCCCCACCTTGAAACCTTGGATCTCGGCCGTGCAAGCATAATCAGTGGGCCGATTCGGATTGCGATTATTAGCGGCGATCCGACTAGGGATGTAAAAGAATATATTAGATTGTACGACGGCATTGCCAGAAAAGTCCATCTCGTGCCATTCCTGAGGAGATCGTGGCTGCACAGTTCGATCCGACTGCTAAAAAGTACCGCCTCCATTCTGAAATGTAAGATATTTGAGTGTTTAAAATTTGTACTCAAATATAAAACATTCTAGAGTGCtttgaacaaaaaaaatgctAATCTTCTTGGTTTGATGctagttttataaaaaaaaatcaattgtgGTGGGTCGGGAGAGTAAAAAAGGCATGCTAATTTTTTTGGTTTTGATGCGGGCACTGAAAACTAAGTAATTGATTGAGTGGGTATATATGTCTTTTCTCTACTTTTATAATCTGTCTCTAAAAATTTAGAATGTCTTATATTTGAGGACGGAGATTTAAAATATCTTACATTTGAGGACGAAGGGAGTATCAGACTCGGATCGTAATTATCCAATCTTGGGGCATAACTAATAAGGAAAATAGAAAGGTGACTTTTGGTAAAATTTCCTCGCAACATTTCCATTTCGTGGCACCTAGCCGTGTAAGTGCATTGTGCAACACGAACCAACGGTCCAATGGGCGAAATCGCGGCCCTTCTCCAGCCCGGATGCtagtagcgccgccgccggtcgccatCGCCGAGAGGGTGGAACCAGTTCACCTTCCAGCGAGGAGAGCGGCCTCCGGAGAGGGGCTCGTCTCGAGGAGAAGGATGGGCCGTGCGTCCGCATCACTCACGGCTGGAATAGTAGAATTAGAAGCCTAGaacgggcgggggcggggcggctTCCTGTTCTCCGCCGATCGTGCGCGCTGAGAGGCCACTTTTTCGTGATGAAGAGTATCAGGTATCGTGGTTCTTAGCTCTGAGCTTCTCGCTTCTCTTATGCTTTTCTTATGCTGCATGCGTCGGAACTGTTTGATGTTTTTCCTACTTGGTTGGTGCCGCGCATTACGACTCCTCTGTGGAGTGGTCGAGATAGATCGGCAGGAACAAATGTAGAGCTGCTTCATTGTAGATTATGTTAGGGGAAAGCTACGGTTTTCCTGAACTTTAGTATCTGTACCTTTTGTTTGCAAGGAAAATAGCTACCGTACTTATTTGTGCATGCCCATCAATATCTATTTGATGCGCAAGTTTTTAAGTTCcttgaaaattggttttgcagtgGCAATGAGTGAGGGATTGTTAAGTTTTATGTAATGGCAAATTTATGTAAAATCATATGTATTTAATATACGCACCCCATATCTGATATTGACAGTTGACATGTGAAAGCACATAAGACTGGGATTTGTTTCTCGAAGAACACCTGAAACAGTAATCTATGTTACTCTCTCGCTAGAAGCTCCATTTAAATATACAGTTAAAAGTACTAAATAATAAATATACAGCTAAATTACACATACACTGATTAAAAAAGTATAAGTAGGTGAAATTTTCATTTAAACGTCACTGTTAGTTCTCTAACAGCATTGCAACATATAAACCTTAGATACATGTGATGCTTATGCAAATGCCCCAATCCAAATACCAACATGTGCAGTCGCGCGCACATACAGATCGAAGAACACTTAATGTACAAGGTTTGCTGAAACTGAAGCAATGAACAACCTGAATATACACACATGTACGGTTTGCAGCATAGACTCAAAGCATAGACAGATGGTGGTCCTTATGAAAGTTAGACCAGTGGCCTGTTCTGGTTGTCTTCTAGCATTAAACGGAGGCGGCTAACTACTTCTGTGAAGGTTGGTCTTTTCTCAGGCTCATTTGACCAGCACTGCTCCATCAGTTCCCTCCATTGCAGATCACATGATGCTGGTACTGTTGGCCTCAATGTGTTGCTCAAAATTCCTCCTGCAAATTTTCAGTTTGTAATCAGGACCTCAGATGGCATTAGAGGATAGGATACCCTTCATTATAACTTCAGAATGTTTTAAGCACACCTATAACTCCTCCATGGTGCGTGCCAGCATATGGCTCCTGGCCCGTGAGTATTTCCCACATTATGATTCCAAAAGAATATACATCAACCTGTCATAGTTTTAGATAAAGGTACATTTATTTATAGATAATGCAGATAACTAAGaagcatttttttcttttctttttcagttAAGCAACTTGAGTATGTAGAAATAAGTATTCTCTAATTTCCATATAAACGATAACCCTCCTAAATAGCAGAGTTAGGCAAATCAATTATTAGTACCAAAATCACAATTTAATGGTTGGTTTTCAGCTTGTTGAGTGCCATATGTTAAACAAACATAATGCCACAGTGCATtttctgttttgtagtattatTAATTTTCGGGACCATCAAGATACTTAGTGAGTAATACCTTGGTTGATACCATATTGCTGCTCATTTCAAGCATTTCAGGAGCCATCCAAGGAAGAGTTCCTCTCATTCCACCAGAGACCATTGTAGTTTGTTTCACCTTGGACAAACCAAAATCAGCTACCTGCAGCCAAGATTACCGGTTGCTTTGTTTCAGCTCACGTGGGAAGGCCAGGAATGGGCTATTTATAAATCTCTTGCGACTCATTTTATACAAACATAAATATCACATTGATGGAAAGGGGCACACCTTGCATATGGGACGAAACGGATCATTAAGATTCACCAGCAAGTTATCACACTTCAGGTCGAAATGAATTATATCCTTGGAATGCAAGTATTCCATTCCAATAGCCACATCCATAGCAAGAGTTATCCGCCTGCGCCTATCCAGAAGTTTTTCTTTGCGCAAAAGGACTTTCTTGAGGGATCCACTGGCCATGAATTCTGTCACAGTTGCTAATGTCCCCCCAGGCCCATTATTCACAATCCCGTAGAATGCCAGCACATTAGGGTGGTGAAGTTTTGAGAGGATGGCTGCTTCTCTCCAAAACTCCGCAATCTGCATAATAAAATTATTGTTTTATGATGAGCAAAGCCTAGTTCACTAGATTCTGAGAGACTGATCTTGTGGTATTCTACTATTAACTGCTGAGTCTCCATTGTGAATTTGTGATTGCAGCTCCAATATGTCATGTGATTTTAACTAACCAGTTTATCTGTATCTGATGATGGATACATGAAGCAGCTATTCTTTATCCGTTTGATGGCAACATCAGTTCCCCTCCATTTTCCATGAAAGACAGTTCCGAATGCACCAGAGCCCATCTCCTGCAGATCTTCGAGGTCCTCATTCCTTATTATCTGTGGCGTAATTCAAATGAATAATCAATGATACATTGGGGAAAATCATGTGCAATAATGTGATTGATTGACGGTTCCTTGCCAGAACTGCAAATATTACTTGTATTAAAGTTTCTtttttccttgattttcttttaacCTCCTCCTGTCTGTATATTTTCCTAACAGTATTGTgcagattcttttttttttaactgagaactggagggaGATCCCTACAAAATACTATGCATATTCACACGAACATGTAGTCCTGATTGAACTAATGGTTGGCAGTTGGGACTGAAGATTCTAGCTTAAATTACAAACAACCTACCCACCTGGACATTGCTTATAATATCCATGCCCAATGTTACATTTGCAGGAAGGGATGGTTTATTTTCACTGGTTTCACGTACCTGCCATCAGAGGAAATGCAAAGACTGTCATAAAAAATGCTTTCAGAGTTGCATCTCACGAGTACTTACGTGGAGCTGATGAGATGTACCTCAAGTTCTGAGATTGGCGATGCAAAACTTTCTATAACTTCTACCGATGAAGCTCCAACTTGCATATGGTTGCCATTGCCTCCAAGTGAAGTAGACCTAAAAATTTGTGCATCCCGTTGTACGCTACTGGGAGAAGGTTGTTGTTTGTCCCTTGAAGATTGTACAGGACCATTTTTCTGCAGCTCAGGTAACTTGCTATCTGAAGATGTAAACGGAGTTGGGGAAAATACTATTTCACTGTCATAGATAACTGGCATAGAAGGATTGTCTTTCTTGGCAGCACCACTGCACATAACATCAGGAAGTGTATGCTCTATACTCCCTGTTGTATTCACTGAAAATTCTCGCTCATGGGTGTATGGGTTCACACTGATGTGTGTGTTGTCCCACAAAATGTGACCTCCTGCTTCATTTGACTCAGATGACTGGGTTGGTGCTGGCCGCTCTGTCTGGTTATGCAACTGATCTGTATCGGAATAAGGAATGGTGTCTCTTTGGGAGCTATACCTTCTTGTATCTATGCTTTCATCAGAGCTCAGGCATTTGTGCGCTGGTTTTTGATAATCTCCTGAAGGAGATGCAAACATTTCATATACAGCTCTTCCAACAGGCTCTTCTGTCACCGACTTTTCAAAATCAGTTGAATTATTGGACTGGATAAATTGGATGGTTATCTCAGTCTGTTCTCTCAGGAACTTATTGACTGGACTGGTATGTTGTGTTGGGCTGCTGTAGTTTGAACTCAGTGATGGAATCCTCAAACTGTTCTCGGCTGATGGTATGATCAGCTCTGTTCTTAATGATGTGCTTCCCTTATCTGTTTCAGCACGTTGACCTATCATTGAAATGTTGGTTGCTGTCCTTTGCAGTTCAGGAATTCTCCTTGGTGTGACATTACTACCATTTCGCTCCCACTGAGATGGATATGCGAACTCCAATGGCATAGATGAAGCAGGATTAATATTTCTTGACTTTCTGGCAGGATAAGAGCTCTCCTTGCCTTCATCACTCCGTATGACAGAGTCTTGATTGGTCATTTGTTCCATGACTACGGGAGGAATTTTATGCAGGGGGATCCTGGATGCCTTTGGTGGAACTGTAACAGTATTTTGTGAACGGTTGCTCCTAATGCATGATGAAGCTTCTTCAGTCCTGCCTATCAATGATCCTTCATCGTCAATATCAAACATCAGCTGATCCAGATCACTGGCTGATGTACTCCCAGGACCTTGTGCACTTAATTTCTCACCTGGTCCAGTGTATCCATATCCATTTATTAGAGCAATGTATTTTGCTTCAGTATCTTCATCTGATGAGCTCCCTACCACAAAATGTACATGgtgctcatcatcttcatctgtaAATAGGTACATAGCTGGCCTTTCTTTGCTTTCTTCTAgtacaatgcactcatcaatcATATGGTGAACATCATCATCGGAGGCAACAGAGATAAGCACATTCACTTGTTCCCCTGGCAAGTGATACTTGACTATGTGAGCTTGCCTGATGAGTTTGGTTGTCTTGCTGATCAGTCCTTGCCATGAAATTCCCCGACTGATCTGAATCAGATGCTTCTCACCACCAACATATCGAAGCTTGCCATCTATTGGCCTTGGTAGGAATCTGCCACCAAAGTTGCAAAGGAACTTCATTCTAGTTGATCCAGAGTCATATATCTCTTGTGGGTTCCTCTTATTTGATCCTTGACTTTTTATTTCACTGAATGGAGGAAACGCCAACAGCTTCTTTGATGGTTTATCTCCAGAAATATTAGCTTCTTCTCCCCAAGGAGGGAAGCTGGTGTTGATGGTCCTGTCATCACAGATGATTGGAACCAAAGGCTTCCTTATATTTGCCCTATCTTGCATGAATCCAAGAGCAAACTCTTCGCCAGTTCGGAAGGAGTAATTCAGCAACTGTGTCTGCCCAGTCGTAACGAAAAATACTGGAGGCCTAGGGCTGGTATTTGGGGAACTTGTTGGCAAAGCTTCTGAGAATCTTAGATGTGCAGCTTCAGGACCTCCAGATCCAATTGTCTCTAAATTGCCTGGAGAATATACAATGTTCTTTGACATTACCTCTCAGGTCAGCGCTTGAGAGTTCTATTTCTCAATCCATTTTTTGTATACAAGCTAACTATGATATTAGCTGCCATTAATAGTCACATAGCATCCTAATTCAGGTAGTTGTAGTTTTGTCCCCAGTGAGCTTAGAAAACAGTCTGGAGATATGCA
This portion of the Panicum virgatum strain AP13 chromosome 2N, P.virgatum_v5, whole genome shotgun sequence genome encodes:
- the LOC120661838 gene encoding serine/threonine-protein kinase BCK1/SLK1/SSP31-like isoform X2; translation: MSKNIVYSPGNLETIGSGGPEAAHLRFSEALPTSSPNTSPRPPVFFVTTGQTQLLNYSFRTGEEFALGFMQDRANIRKPLVPIICDDRTINTSFPPWGEEANISGDKPSKKLLAFPPFSEIKSQGSNKRNPQEIYDSGSTRMKFLCNFGGRFLPRPIDGKLRYVGGEKHLIQISRGISWQGLISKTTKLIRQAHIVKYHLPGEQVNVLISVASDDDVHHMIDECIVLEESKERPAMYLFTDEDDEHHVHFVVGSSSDEDTEAKYIALINGYGYTGPGEKLSAQGPGSTSASDLDQLMFDIDDEGSLIGRTEEASSCIRSNRSQNTVTVPPKASRIPLHKIPPVVMEQMTNQDSVIRSDEGKESSYPARKSRNINPASSMPLEFAYPSQWERNGSNVTPRRIPELQRTATNISMIGQRAETDKGSTSLRTELIIPSAENSLRIPSLSSNYSSPTQHTSPVNKFLREQTEITIQFIQSNNSTDFEKSVTEEPVGRAVYEMFASPSGDYQKPAHKCLSSDESIDTRRYSSQRDTIPYSDTDQLHNQTERPAPTQSSESNEAGGHILWDNTHISVNPYTHEREFSVNTTGSIEHTLPDVMCSGAAKKDNPSMPVIYDSEIVFSPTPFTSSDSKLPELQKNGPVQSSRDKQQPSPSSVQRDAQIFRSTSLGGNGNHMQVGASSVEVIESFASPISELEIIRNEDLEDLQEMGSGAFGTVFHGKWRGTDVAIKRIKNSCFMYPSSDTDKLIAEFWREAAILSKLHHPNVLAFYGIVNNGPGGTLATVTEFMASGSLKKVLLRKEKLLDRRRRITLAMDVAIGMEYLHSKDIIHFDLKCDNLLVNLNDPFRPICKVADFGLSKVKQTTMVSGGMRGTLPWMAPEMLEMSSNMVSTKVDVYSFGIIMWEILTGQEPYAGTHHGGVIGGILSNTLRPTVPASCDLQWRELMEQCWSNEPEKRPTFTEVVSRLRLMLEDNQNRPLV
- the LOC120661838 gene encoding dual specificity protein kinase shkD-like isoform X1; amino-acid sequence: MSKNIVYSPGNLETIGSGGPEAAHLRFSEALPTSSPNTSPRPPVFFVTTGQTQLLNYSFRTGEEFALGFMQDRANIRKPLVPIICDDRTINTSFPPWGEEANISGDKPSKKLLAFPPFSEIKSQGSNKRNPQEIYDSGSTRMKFLCNFGGRFLPRPIDGKLRYVGGEKHLIQISRGISWQGLISKTTKLIRQAHIVKYHLPGEQVNVLISVASDDDVHHMIDECIVLEESKERPAMYLFTDEDDEHHVHFVVGSSSDEDTEAKYIALINGYGYTGPGEKLSAQGPGSTSASDLDQLMFDIDDEGSLIGRTEEASSCIRSNRSQNTVTVPPKASRIPLHKIPPVVMEQMTNQDSVIRSDEGKESSYPARKSRNINPASSMPLEFAYPSQWERNGSNVTPRRIPELQRTATNISMIGQRAETDKGSTSLRTELIIPSAENSLRIPSLSSNYSSPTQHTSPVNKFLREQTEITIQFIQSNNSTDFEKSVTEEPVGRAVYEMFASPSGDYQKPAHKCLSSDESIDTRRYSSQRDTIPYSDTDQLHNQTERPAPTQSSESNEAGGHILWDNTHISVNPYTHEREFSVNTTGSIEHTLPDVMCSGAAKKDNPSMPVIYDSEIVFSPTPFTSSDSKLPELQKNGPVQSSRDKQQPSPSSVQRDAQIFRSTSLGGNGNHMQVGASSVEVIESFASPISELEVRETSENKPSLPANVTLGMDIISNVQIIRNEDLEDLQEMGSGAFGTVFHGKWRGTDVAIKRIKNSCFMYPSSDTDKLIAEFWREAAILSKLHHPNVLAFYGIVNNGPGGTLATVTEFMASGSLKKVLLRKEKLLDRRRRITLAMDVAIGMEYLHSKDIIHFDLKCDNLLVNLNDPFRPICKVADFGLSKVKQTTMVSGGMRGTLPWMAPEMLEMSSNMVSTKVDVYSFGIIMWEILTGQEPYAGTHHGGVIGGILSNTLRPTVPASCDLQWRELMEQCWSNEPEKRPTFTEVVSRLRLMLEDNQNRPLV